CTATTGGCATTGAAAAAATGGATGGCGAAGGTTAGTCGCCATCCATTTTTTATTACGCGTGATTTAATTCCTGTCGCGCCTGTTTTGTTACCTGCCAGGCTGCGCTCAATGCCAGTGAGGCCATAATCACCGCGACAATTAAATCCGGCCATGCCGTGCCGGTGCCAAACACACCGATAGCGGCAATAATCACCGCAACATTTCCTAACGCATCATTGCGCGAACACAACCACACACTGCGCATGTTGCTATCGCCATTGCGATAGGCGTAAAGCAATACTGCCACGCCCACATTGGCAGCCAACGCCAGCAACCCGATAAGGCTCATGGTTTGCGCGTCAGGCAATACGCCTGTAATTAGATTCCACACGGCATGAATCAAAATACCAATGCCAAACGTGGCCATAAATCCGGCTTTCACCAGCGAGGCTTTTGCGCGTATTTGTACACTGAGCGCCAGCACCCACAGGCTAATACCATAATTGGCTGCATCGCCAAGGAAGTCGATAGAATCCGCGAGCAGTGACACAGAGTTGGATGCAACACCAAACACAATTTCCACCACAAACATCAGTGCATTTACGATCAATGCAATCCAGAGAATGCGACGGTAGTTGGGATCGGGCAAATTGGATGGTTGATGATTGTGGTCGTGATTACAGCAATGGCCGCTCATGGAAACTCCTAATAAAAGCAAAACTGGTGTACATGACTCGACTAAATCCAAGCGTCATCGTATAGCAGGTAGCGAATTAAAATTTTTAAAAGGATGCCAATACACTAAATTAGTCTGCGTCACTATTTTACGAGCCCATCTGCTTAAAAATTAGACAAATGGGTGATTGAACATTCCATATTTCGTTATTTTACCAATAAAACCATTATTAATTTTTGTTTCATTCGTTTTTCAAGATATTGATTTTATTAAATATTTTAGTTTATTTAGTAATTTACTATAAATTATTCGAATATTTTTTCTTATGTCTCTTGATCATTTTTTGTCTTAGATGTATCTTTTACCCGAAATCAAGCCGTAACTGGAGGCAACATGGCTGTAATTACCATAAAGACGCCAAATTCACCAAGATTTTCCTTGTCTTGGGCTTTAGATAAGATGTTGATTTTACTAGAAAAAGAAGGTATTCATCCTGTTGCCCCCGATATTATGGCGCAACATCTAGGGTATTCGAACTCTAGCAACGGACAAGCAGCAACAGTATTAGGGACATTGCGCATGTATGGGTTATTGCTAAAAGCTCCCCATCGAAAAGATGTAATTTCGGAAGATATAAAAAGATTTAGATTTACACCATATGATGAAGAAAAGTCTCAGTTAGCAAATAAATGGTTAAGAACCCCAAAACTGTTTTCAACAGTCCTTACAAAATATCAGGGTAATTTGCCATCTGACCCTGCACTTAGATATGAATTGATAAGGGAATATAATTTCACTGAGGAGACGGCGAATAAATTTATAAAAATTTTAAAGGAATCTATTGATTTTGCTAACTCATTTTCTTCTGCATCTAAAGGCAGCACAAATGATTTCGAGGAAAAATTTGAGGATGGCATCGAAAGCGAAATTAATAGCAGTAACATGAAAGATGAAAAAATGGATTCTGACTTGGTAGGAATGCAAGTCAATCCTCAAACTCCTGTGGGAGGTGGATTTAAGGTACAAATAACTGGTCCTGGCATGAACTCATCTATAGATATTAATGAAGAAGAAGATTTGTTAATTGTTGAGGCAATGCTCAGAAAAGTAAGTAAAAAATTATTTTCAGAATAAAAAAACCGAAGAAGCTGCAACTTCTTCGGTTTTTAAAATCCTCCATGGGTGCTTAGGGGCTATCCAAAGGAGGGCCATGAAAGTCAAGCAGGCGTCCTATAATGGACTTTGACTGCAATGGTGTCAAGGAGCCCTAGGAGTTTAGTTTATGAAGAAGCCACCTTTTCCGGCTCCCATTGGTAAAAAATGGATCTTTGTAAAATATTTTATCCATTATAGAACAGGCAAAAAAGTATATCCTAAAAAGTCGGATTGCTTTTGCTTTTTAGTTCGGATGTAAATAAAAGATGTAACGGAGATTTATCTCCGTTACATCTTTTTTATCTTTTATTTATCAGTTGATAAAGTGTTGGTAATACAAACAACGTTAGCAACGTCGATGAAATAATCCCACCGATCACTACTGTCGCTAATGGGCGCTGCACTTCTGCACCTATGCCGATATTAAATGCCATTGGTACAAAACCTAAGCTGGCAACCAGTGCGGTCATGAGTACCGGGCGCAAGCGCGTGAGTGCGCCTTCGGTAATAGCGCTGATTAAATCGCCGGATTCGTGGTAGAGCTGGCGAATAAACGCGAGCATGACCAAGCCATTTAATACCGC
The nucleotide sequence above comes from Cellvibrio sp. PSBB023. Encoded proteins:
- a CDS encoding cation transporter, coding for MSGHCCNHDHNHQPSNLPDPNYRRILWIALIVNALMFVVEIVFGVASNSVSLLADSIDFLGDAANYGISLWVLALSVQIRAKASLVKAGFMATFGIGILIHAVWNLITGVLPDAQTMSLIGLLALAANVGVAVLLYAYRNGDSNMRSVWLCSRNDALGNVAVIIAAIGVFGTGTAWPDLIVAVIMASLALSAAWQVTKQARQELNHA